One window of the Labilibaculum sp. genome contains the following:
- a CDS encoding TolC family protein: MTSICRKSKYILLLIIFFKTQIGWSQEEVLSLDQCQKEVQEFFPLMKGKELLSKSSDLNTENLKLAYLPKIYANGNLSYQSDVTGISFPGMNTPKAPKDRYSLNLDVEQLIYDGGKTHNRVEVEKKSSEVEIKNLEIQMYQLRERVNMAYFGILLVRKSKLVIFDKQNTIVKRLQQLKSAVENGMVLPANLKIMESELLLIEQQVLELNAREESSFNVLSQLMGRSLSVNTKLEETEYDQLSVNGLESKDRPEYQWYLSRQSLLDAQKELLKKDRYPVVSAFGQMGYGNPGYNQLMDEFDTYYMLGAKISWNIFDWKSNRRKQKVIGIQKELLGTQELSFTQNQRINLGKESSEIRKFEILLEKDDAIIELQEDISRSSASQLDNGVITSSDYLEDLNKEIQAKLNKEYHTIQLQQSLAEFKRIKGI; the protein is encoded by the coding sequence ATGACATCAATTTGTAGAAAAAGCAAATACATTCTTTTGCTGATTATTTTTTTTAAGACTCAGATAGGATGGTCTCAGGAAGAGGTTCTTAGTTTGGATCAATGTCAAAAAGAAGTTCAGGAATTTTTCCCATTAATGAAAGGAAAAGAACTTTTGAGTAAATCTTCGGATTTGAATACAGAGAATTTGAAACTTGCCTATTTACCAAAGATTTATGCCAATGGAAACCTCAGTTATCAGTCCGATGTAACAGGTATTTCATTTCCCGGAATGAATACGCCCAAAGCGCCAAAAGATAGATACTCGCTAAACTTAGATGTGGAGCAATTAATATATGATGGCGGAAAAACTCATAACAGGGTTGAGGTGGAGAAGAAATCTTCGGAGGTTGAAATTAAAAATCTGGAGATTCAGATGTATCAACTTCGTGAACGCGTTAATATGGCCTATTTTGGAATTCTGTTGGTTCGAAAAAGTAAATTGGTAATATTTGATAAACAAAATACCATTGTTAAACGCTTACAGCAATTGAAATCAGCTGTGGAAAATGGAATGGTTCTTCCTGCTAATTTAAAAATTATGGAGTCTGAATTGCTTTTAATAGAACAGCAGGTGTTGGAGTTAAATGCTCGTGAGGAATCCTCATTTAATGTGCTTTCTCAGCTAATGGGACGCAGTTTAAGTGTGAATACAAAACTCGAAGAAACAGAATATGATCAACTATCAGTAAATGGTTTGGAATCTAAGGATAGGCCTGAATATCAATGGTACTTAAGCCGGCAATCATTGTTGGATGCTCAAAAAGAGTTATTGAAGAAAGATAGATATCCGGTGGTATCAGCTTTTGGTCAGATGGGATATGGAAATCCCGGTTACAATCAATTAATGGATGAATTTGATACTTATTACATGTTGGGAGCAAAAATTTCCTGGAATATTTTCGATTGGAAATCAAATCGCAGAAAGCAAAAAGTAATTGGAATTCAAAAAGAGTTACTGGGAACCCAGGAGTTAAGTTTTACGCAAAATCAGCGTATTAATTTGGGGAAAGAAAGCAGTGAGATCAGGAAATTCGAAATTTTACTTGAAAAGGATGATGCCATCATCGAATTGCAGGAGGATATAAGCAGAAGTTCAGCCTCGCAGTTGGATAATGGTGTGATTACTTCAAGTGATTATTTAGAGGATTTGAATAAGGAAATTCAAGCGAAATTGAATAAAGAATACCATACAATTCAATTACAGCAATCATTGGCTGAGTTCAAACGTATCAAAGGAATTTAA